In Scatophagus argus isolate fScaArg1 chromosome 5, fScaArg1.pri, whole genome shotgun sequence, a genomic segment contains:
- the hnrnpul1 gene encoding heterogeneous nuclear ribonucleoprotein U-like protein 1 — MSVDVKKLKVNELKEELQRRGLDTKGLKADLVERLKAALEAEAQADTSEQGEQEDEYCEDPQDNDDVEDVEEQQEAVDDDDNGDGDGDGDGDGDGDGDGEGEGDGYVPQEEDEGQDSGGYYEDEEAEGEPYESQPTSDSGHSMPDFTADVDIQKSDVMSEEETKPVPEANDEDKQEVKVEVKTEDDPEPVGDEQQDNHGTENQDSQAGAAQAEQVKVEADKGGHYGRKRPYEENRSYGYYEHREEKRSRTPQPPAEDEEENIDDTLVTIDTYNCDLHFKVSRDRYSGYPLTIEGFAYLWAGARATHGVTRGRVCYEMKINEEIPVKHLPSSEPDPHVVRIGWSVNHSSTQLGEEPFSFGYGGTGKKSENCKFADFGEKFGENDVIGCYIDFESGNEVEMGFSKNGTWLGVAFRTTKEALAGQALFPHVLVKNCAVEFNFGQKPQPYFPPPEGYTYIHNLDMEDKIRGTKGPATKSECEILMMVGLPACGKTTWAIKHAESNPEKKYNILGTNAIMDKMKVMGLRRQRNYSGRWDVLIQQATQCLNRLIEIAARKRRNYILDQTNVYGSARRRKMRPFEGFQRKAIVICPTDEDLKERTLKQTNEQGKDVPDHAVLEMKANFTLPEACDFLEGVTFVELERDEAESLVKQYNEEGRKAGPPPEKRFDNRQGGFRGRGGGFQRYDNRDGSRGGYQNRSDGGGGYRGGYSRGGYNQNRWGNSYRDGGSDSRSGYNRNQQSGGSYNRSAPYNKGGYNQGYSQSYNQGYNQGNYNQNYYSNYSQYPGYSQSYSQTPATGQTYNHHQQQQQQQPQQQQQQQQSYNQQYQQYAQQWQQYYQNQNQWNQYYSQYGSYPGQGSQGSSSGSQ; from the exons ATGAGTGTAGACGTGAAGAAACTGAAAGTAAACGAACTAAAAGAGGAGCTCCAGCGCCGCGGCCTGGACACCAAAGGCCTGAAGGCAGATCTGGTGGAGAGGCTGAAAGCAGCTCTGGAGGCTGAAGCTCAGGCTGATACCTCAGAGCAAGGAGAGCAGGAGGATGAGTACTGCGAGGACCCTCAAGACAACGACGACGTAGAGGATGTCGAAGAGCAGCAAG AAGcagttgatgatgatgataatggtgATGGTGACGGTGATGGCGACGGTGACGGCGATGGTGATGGCGATGGTGAAGGCGAAGGCGATGGTTATGTTCCTCAAGAGGAAGATGAGGGTCAAGATTCGGGTGGTTACTACGAGGATGAGGAGGCAGAAGGCGAGCCATATGAAAGTCAACCAACTTCAGACTCTGGTCACAGCATGCCCGACTTCACAGCAGATGTCGATATTCAGAAATCTGATGTGATGTCTGAGGAAGAGACTAAACCTGTGCCGGAGGCCAACGACGAGGATAAACAAG AAGTTAAAGTGGAAGTCAAAACCGAGGATGACCCAGAGCCTGTTGGAGACGAACAGCAGGACAATCATGGAACAGAAAATCAGGATAGCCAAGCTGGCGCCGCCCAGGCTGAGCAGGTCAAAGTGGAAGCTGATAAAGGTGGACACTACGGCCGCAAGAGACCATATGAGGAGAACAGGAGCTACGGCTACTATGAGCACCGTGAGGAAAAGAG ATCCCGAACACCACAGCCCCCTGCTGAAGACGAGGAAGAGAATATAGATGACACTCTTGTGACGATTGATACAT ataaCTGTGATCTGCACTTCAAAGTGTCCCGAGATCGCTACAGTGGTTATCCGCTGACCATTGAGGGCTTTGCTTACCTGTGGGCTGGAGCACGAGCCACACATGGTGTCACCCGAGGCCGTGTGTGTTATGAGATGAAG ATCAACGAGGAAATTCCCGTAAAGCATCTGCCCAGCAGTGAGCCAGATCCCCATGTGGTCAGGATCGGATGGTCGGTCAAccacagcagcactcagctcG GTGAGGAGCCTTTTTCTTTTGGATACGGGGGAACAGGAAAGAAATCTGAAAACTGCAAGTTTGCAGACTTCGGTGAGAAGTTTGGTGAAAACGACGTCATTGGCTGTTACATT GACTTTGAAAGTGGCAACGAGGTGGAGATGGGCTTTTCTAAGAATGGAACGTGGCTGGGTGTGGCTTTCCGGACAACCAAGGAAGCGCTGGCTGGCCAAGCCCTGTTCCCTCACGTCCTGGTGAAGAATTGTGCCGTCGAGTTCAACTTTGGACAGAAGCCGCAGCCATACTTCCCTCCACCAGAGGGATACACCTACATTCACAATCTGGACATGGAGGACAAAATCAGAGGCACTAAAGGACCCGCCACCAAATCAGAGTGTGAG ATCCTGATGATGGttggcctgcctgcctgtggaAAGACCACTTGGGCTATTAAACACGCAGAGAGTAACCCTGAGAAGAAGTACAACATCTTGGGCACAAATGCCATCATGGACAAGATGAAG GTGATGGGTCTGCGTCGCCAGAGGAACTACTCCGGGCGCTGGGATGTTCTCATACAGCAGGCCACCCAGTGTCTGAACAGGCTGATTGAGATCGCTGCCCGCAAGAGACGCAACTACATCCTAGATCAG ACAAATGTATATGGATCAGCAAGGAGACGAAAAATGCGTCCTTTTGAAGGTTTTCAACGCAAGGCTATTGTAATTTGTCCCACGGACGAGGATTTAAAAGAACGAACATTAAAGCAAACCAATGAGCAGGGGAAGGATGTGCCCGATCATGCTGTTTTAGAAATGAAAG CCAACTTTACTCTCCCTGAGGCTTGCGACTTCCTGGAGGGGGTGACGTTCGTTGAGCTGGAGCGCGATGAGGCTGAAAGTCTGGTGAAGCAGTACAATGAGGAGGGCCGCAAGGCTGGCCCGCCCCCTGAGAAACGCTTTGACAACAGACAGGGCGGGTTCCGCGGACGCGGCGGCGGCTTCCAGCGCTATGACAACCGTGATGGATCCCGCGGTGGCTACCAGAACCGCAGTGACGGAGGTGGCGGATACAGAGGAG GCTACAGTCGTGGTGGCTATAACCAGAACCGCTGGGGCAACAGCTACCGTGATGGCGGCTCGGATTCACGCAGCGGATATAACCGCAACCAACAGTCAGGAGGAAGCTACAATCGCTCAGCTCCTTACAACAAGGGAGGATACAACCAG GGCTACAGCCAGAGCTACAATCAAGGTTACAACCAGGGCAACTACAACCAGAATTACTACAGCAACTATAGCCAGTATCCAGGCTACAGCCAGAGCTACAGCCAGACACCTGCCACTGGACAGACGTAcaaccaccaccagcagcagcaacagcagcagccgcagcagcaacagcagcagcagcagagctacaaCCAGCAGTATCAGCAG TATGctcagcagtggcagcagtactaccagaaccagaaccagtGGAACCAGTATTACAGCCAGTACGGCAGCTACCCTGGACAGGGCAGCCAAGGCTCTTCCTCTGGTTCCCAGTAG